A stretch of the Rodentibacter haemolyticus genome encodes the following:
- a CDS encoding universal stress protein: MYKKLLLAIDLNNPKGSQFVIESALRLTAQIQEPIFRVVAIVEPVDDSFISAFLPKNFDKSVIEEVNKALHEFTQKHFPPNTKVQHIVAHGTIYEEINRIADEKNVDLTLMLASSKPNAKGLSNNTRRVAKYGDKPVLILK, translated from the coding sequence ATGTATAAAAAATTGCTGTTAGCCATTGATCTCAATAATCCGAAAGGCTCACAATTTGTGATCGAAAGTGCTTTACGTCTCACCGCCCAAATACAGGAGCCCATATTTCGGGTAGTCGCTATCGTAGAGCCCGTTGATGACAGTTTTATCTCGGCATTTTTACCTAAAAATTTTGATAAATCCGTCATTGAAGAAGTGAATAAAGCGCTACACGAATTTACCCAAAAACATTTTCCGCCGAATACTAAAGTTCAACACATTGTCGCTCACGGCACGATTTACGAAGAAATCAACCGTATCGCCGATGAAAAAAATGTTGATTTAACCCTTATGCTCGCCAGCAGCAAACCTAATGCAAAAGGATTAAGCAACAACACGAGACGGGTGGCAAAATATGGCGATAAACCGGTTTTAATCCTAAAATAA
- a CDS encoding site-specific recombinase yields the protein MVKPETLPQFIREQTTEGNAFGLLEGLIRLLRESATEQIVPNLRLIKRILKQDRELGHKVATLLIDRLCSLRLYPLFISSGLLPREGFSREMKTRIYERFNPAFKDTNDLRDIFYLLFNDKNDARWIDVVPLKEWRALFGLLARYTEKRDRERLYSHFQNEGLFAIKMLSIWIAAEDMEPELMRMEPSLLNADSPFVALHREMMDWLQARSQGEVFDDSHLQVMFEQCQQLIERLQKRGAIVGSSLHVAYLLERLSQTLERLEKLMAIFVSNRYLPRRILLLVGCFARAAAEQHSISRLWKQSSKLIARSITQNAGDHGEHYITRNQKEYWAMFCSAAGGGVLIALMALFKIYLGSVIDDKVWRGIAEGLNYGLGFTLIFMLHFTVATKQPAMTAARFAEAVERNSQDKILNMKLAQLLVDVFRSQSVAVLGNVIVAMTLAALIAFGYQHQTGEGLLNQSQIYYQLHSIDPLAGTLWFAAIAGVWLFCSGIISGYFDNRSNYLNVRMRLRQHPLLKAVMSEAKRAKLADYMHENYGSIVGNLCFGLLLGLTGVVGYLTGLPLDIRHVAFSSANVGYIAVSGHFEAIFLLQCIAFVLLIGLVNLIVSFSLTLWLALRSLNTEIESWWAIWREVGRIIKQRPLSLFLPMQLEQ from the coding sequence ATTGTGAAGCCTGAAACCTTACCGCAATTTATTCGTGAACAAACCACAGAGGGAAATGCCTTTGGGCTGCTTGAGGGATTAATCCGATTGTTGCGTGAAAGTGCAACGGAACAAATCGTGCCGAATCTCCGCTTAATTAAAAGAATTTTAAAACAGGATCGTGAATTAGGGCATAAAGTGGCTACATTATTGATTGACCGACTATGTAGCTTGCGTTTATATCCGCTTTTTATTAGTAGTGGTCTTTTGCCGCGAGAGGGCTTTTCACGAGAAATGAAAACGCGTATTTACGAGCGTTTTAATCCGGCTTTCAAAGATACAAATGACCTGCGTGATATTTTCTATTTATTGTTTAATGATAAAAATGATGCTCGTTGGATTGATGTCGTTCCGTTGAAAGAATGGCGTGCCTTGTTTGGCTTATTAGCACGCTATACGGAAAAAAGAGATCGTGAACGCCTGTATAGCCATTTTCAAAATGAAGGTTTATTTGCCATTAAAATGCTTTCCATTTGGATTGCCGCGGAAGATATGGAACCGGAATTGATGCGTATGGAACCTTCCTTGTTAAATGCAGATTCACCTTTTGTCGCATTACATCGGGAGATGATGGATTGGCTACAAGCACGCAGCCAAGGAGAAGTATTTGATGACAGCCATTTGCAAGTAATGTTCGAACAATGTCAGCAGTTAATAGAGCGCTTGCAAAAACGTGGTGCTATCGTGGGCTCCTCACTTCACGTTGCTTATTTATTAGAACGTCTTTCGCAAACTCTTGAACGATTAGAAAAATTGATGGCGATCTTTGTATCAAACCGCTATTTGCCACGCAGAATATTACTCTTGGTCGGGTGTTTTGCGAGGGCGGCTGCGGAACAGCATAGTATTTCCCGTTTATGGAAACAAAGTTCAAAATTGATTGCCCGTAGTATTACGCAAAATGCAGGTGATCATGGTGAACATTATATTACGCGTAATCAAAAAGAATATTGGGCGATGTTTTGTTCTGCCGCCGGCGGTGGCGTGCTGATTGCATTGATGGCGTTATTTAAAATCTATTTAGGCAGTGTGATTGATGATAAGGTTTGGAGGGGAATTGCCGAAGGGCTAAATTACGGTTTAGGTTTTACATTAATTTTTATGCTGCATTTTACCGTAGCGACCAAACAACCGGCGATGACTGCCGCCCGTTTTGCCGAAGCGGTGGAGCGGAATTCACAAGATAAAATCTTGAATATGAAATTGGCACAGCTATTGGTGGATGTATTTCGTTCGCAAAGTGTAGCCGTGTTAGGGAACGTGATAGTTGCGATGACATTGGCAGCGTTAATCGCTTTCGGTTATCAACATCAAACGGGTGAAGGCTTACTGAATCAATCTCAAATTTATTACCAACTGCACAGCATAGATCCCCTTGCCGGAACCTTATGGTTTGCGGCGATTGCCGGTGTTTGGCTATTCTGTTCCGGGATTATTTCAGGTTACTTCGATAATCGCAGTAATTATTTGAACGTGCGTATGCGCTTACGTCAGCATCCGCTTCTTAAAGCCGTGATGAGTGAGGCGAAACGCGCTAAACTTGCCGATTATATGCACGAAAATTATGGCTCAATTGTAGGGAATCTTTGTTTTGGTCTTTTACTTGGATTAACCGGCGTTGTCGGCTATTTAACCGGTTTGCCGTTAGATATTCGCCACGTAGCTTTTTCTTCCGCTAACGTTGGTTATATTGCCGTAAGTGGGCATTTTGAAGCTATATTTTTATTACAATGTATTGCCTTTGTGCTATTGATCGGTTTGGTCAACTTAATCGTCAGTTTTTCCTTAACGCTTTGGTTGGCATTACGTTCTTTGAATACGGAAATTGAGAGTTGGTGGGCAATTTGGCGTGAAGTAGGACGCATCATAAAACAACGCCCATTGAGTTTATTCTTACCAATGCAACTTGAACAATAG
- the ggt gene encoding gamma-glutamyltransferase: MQRYLKKTLVSLLLSTTVLSSQCSWAKALPTISKAAERYDSTTDIFHPVYSQNGMVASEQTLATQVGIDILRRGGNAIDAAVAVGFALAVVLPNAGNIGGGGFMVLHDAKTDSNFSIDFRETAPLSAYREMYLDKNGNVVDGKSLFTHFAVGVPGTVSGLELAWKKWGSLPFDTLIEPAIKLAEEGFLVSDTLANLLKTEQEVLGKWESSRKIFFKENRPLMSGELLVQKDLANSLKLIAKKGSKVFYEGEIAEKIVREMERHHGEITLEDMKQYKAVERQPIEGNYRGYKIVTMPPPSSGGIHLVQIFNMLENYPLADFGVNSAKTIHYLAETMKLAYADRSEYLGDPDFVKIPVEGLISKMYAKELIQNIDEYQARKGENIKPGKPQPYESDQTTHYSIMDKNGNAVAVTYTLNLNFGSGIVAEGTGILLNNEMDDFSAKPGVANAFGLIGGTANEIEAKKRPLSSMTPTLVLKDNKPWLVTGSPGGARIITTVLQSISNVIDHDMNPAEAIVSPRVHHQWVPDELRIEEGISPDTLSILRDKGHKVKLKAPMGRVQIIQAQDGGFYGYSDPRNPDGKTLGF; encoded by the coding sequence ATGCAACGTTATTTAAAGAAAACCTTAGTATCATTATTATTATCGACAACGGTGTTGAGTTCTCAGTGTAGTTGGGCAAAGGCTTTACCGACGATATCAAAAGCGGCTGAACGTTATGATAGTACTACTGATATTTTTCATCCTGTGTATTCTCAAAACGGAATGGTTGCATCAGAGCAGACACTGGCAACTCAGGTCGGTATTGATATCTTAAGACGAGGCGGAAATGCAATTGATGCAGCGGTAGCAGTTGGGTTTGCTCTTGCTGTTGTACTACCTAATGCGGGTAATATTGGCGGTGGTGGTTTTATGGTTTTACATGATGCGAAGACAGACAGTAATTTTTCTATTGATTTTAGAGAAACCGCTCCATTGAGTGCTTATCGTGAAATGTATTTAGATAAAAATGGAAATGTAGTAGATGGTAAATCCTTATTTACCCATTTTGCGGTTGGTGTACCCGGTACGGTATCTGGATTAGAGCTAGCATGGAAAAAGTGGGGCTCATTACCTTTCGATACATTAATTGAACCTGCAATTAAATTGGCGGAAGAGGGTTTTTTAGTTAGTGATACACTTGCTAATTTATTGAAAACGGAGCAGGAGGTTTTGGGTAAATGGGAAAGTAGCCGTAAAATTTTCTTTAAAGAAAATAGACCGTTAATGAGCGGAGAACTATTAGTACAAAAAGATTTGGCAAATTCATTAAAACTTATTGCGAAGAAAGGTTCAAAGGTTTTTTATGAGGGGGAAATTGCCGAAAAAATTGTTCGTGAGATGGAACGACATCACGGGGAAATTACTCTTGAGGATATGAAACAATATAAAGCGGTTGAGCGTCAACCGATTGAAGGTAATTATCGTGGATATAAAATTGTGACAATGCCACCACCAAGTTCCGGTGGTATTCATTTGGTGCAAATTTTTAATATGTTGGAGAATTATCCACTTGCCGATTTTGGGGTAAACAGTGCGAAAACGATCCACTATTTGGCTGAAACAATGAAATTGGCTTATGCAGACCGCTCTGAGTACCTAGGGGATCCGGATTTTGTGAAAATTCCGGTTGAAGGATTAATTTCCAAAATGTATGCCAAAGAACTGATCCAAAATATTGACGAGTATCAGGCTCGTAAAGGGGAAAATATTAAGCCGGGTAAGCCACAACCGTACGAAAGTGATCAAACAACCCATTACTCGATTATGGATAAAAACGGTAATGCTGTAGCGGTAACTTACACCTTAAATTTAAATTTTGGTAGCGGTATTGTGGCAGAAGGAACCGGTATTTTACTAAATAATGAAATGGATGATTTCTCGGCAAAACCCGGAGTAGCTAATGCGTTTGGGTTAATCGGCGGTACAGCGAATGAGATTGAGGCTAAAAAACGTCCACTTTCTTCAATGACACCAACCTTAGTTTTGAAAGATAATAAACCTTGGTTGGTTACAGGTAGCCCGGGCGGTGCACGTATTATCACGACAGTTTTACAGAGTATTTCCAATGTGATTGATCATGATATGAATCCGGCAGAAGCAATTGTTTCACCAAGAGTTCATCATCAATGGGTTCCTGATGAACTACGTATTGAGGAAGGAATTAGCCCTGATACGTTATCCATACTCAGAGATAAAGGACATAAGGTTAAACTTAAAGCTCCAATGGGGAGAGTGCAAATTATTCAGGCTCAAGACGGTGGGTTCTACGGTTACTCTGACCCGCGTAATCCAGATGGTAAAACGCTTGGGTTTTAA
- the tesB gene encoding acyl-CoA thioesterase II yields MSNTLNQLIELLKLEKIDDLIFRGESQDLGLRQVFGGQVVAQALSAAMQIAPEDRILHSCHAYFLAPGDSQYPIIYDVETLREGRNFSALRVKAIQHKEPICHITASFQTPEEGFDHQSTMPDVGLPESFIDENEMRKKLALNLSSPLKEKFSAKQPFDVHTKYLNNPFNGITLPAEQYVWFKTHGNAPLNLKIQQCLLAYFSDFHCILTALHPHQKGFLQPGMKVATIDHSIWFHRPFDLNHWHLHAIESNNALGGRGLARGQIFSQSGKLIATTQQEGLIRYQK; encoded by the coding sequence ATGTCAAATACGCTTAATCAATTAATTGAACTTTTAAAATTAGAAAAAATCGATGATTTAATCTTTCGCGGAGAAAGCCAAGATTTGGGGCTTCGTCAAGTTTTTGGCGGGCAAGTGGTGGCACAAGCTCTCTCTGCAGCAATGCAGATTGCACCGGAAGATCGTATTTTACATTCATGCCATGCGTATTTTCTTGCTCCGGGCGACAGCCAATATCCGATTATTTATGATGTGGAAACCTTACGTGAAGGCAGAAATTTTTCCGCATTACGCGTGAAAGCCATTCAACATAAAGAACCTATTTGCCACATCACCGCCTCTTTCCAAACACCTGAAGAGGGTTTTGATCACCAAAGCACAATGCCCGATGTCGGGTTACCGGAAAGTTTTATTGATGAAAATGAAATGCGAAAAAAACTGGCGCTAAACTTGTCCAGCCCATTGAAAGAAAAATTTTCCGCCAAGCAACCTTTTGACGTACACACAAAATATCTAAATAACCCGTTTAACGGAATAACATTACCGGCGGAACAATATGTGTGGTTTAAAACCCACGGCAATGCGCCGCTTAACTTGAAAATTCAACAATGTTTACTCGCCTATTTTTCAGATTTTCATTGTATTTTGACCGCACTTCACCCTCATCAAAAAGGTTTCTTACAACCAGGTATGAAAGTTGCCACTATTGATCACAGTATTTGGTTTCACCGTCCATTCGATTTAAATCACTGGCATTTACATGCAATTGAAAGCAATAATGCCCTTGGCGGGCGTGGTTTGGCACGCGGGCAAATTTTCTCACAAAGCGGAAAATTGATCGCAACCACACAGCAAGAAGGTTTAATTCGTTATCAAAAATAA